The following are encoded in a window of Armatimonadota bacterium genomic DNA:
- a CDS encoding PLP-dependent aminotransferase family protein: MTVDLDTFLSASARSMRRSLIRELLKLTARGGIISFAGGFPDPATFPVAELQEVTRDVLADQAHRALQYSTTEGDAGLRDQLARWMAKDGITANRDQILVTSGSQQGLDLVGRIFLDPGDVVVVELPSYMAALQVFRACRAEMVGVPQDEEGMQTDRLAEILADLARRGRRPKFIYVVPDFQNPSGITWSEERRRVLLQLAAQYDTLVVEDNPYREIRFEGTAPPPIHALDGGDRTIYLSTFSKTLCPGLRIGWMVAREEVMAQLVTAKQGMDLCSPAFTQAIAAEMLRRDILYRRLPLITTLYRRKRDAMLRALQGEMPSGVRWTRPLGGLFLWVRLPAGMNTEVLLPEAVEREQVAYVVGSGFHADGGGEEAMRLNFSYPSEEEIDEGIRRLARLVRRHLPLSTSSTTPRTTVSD, translated from the coding sequence ATGACCGTGGACCTGGACACCTTCCTCTCCGCCAGCGCGCGGAGCATGCGGCGCTCACTGATCCGCGAGCTGCTCAAGCTGACCGCCCGGGGCGGGATCATCTCCTTCGCCGGGGGATTCCCCGACCCCGCCACCTTTCCCGTCGCCGAGCTCCAGGAGGTGACGCGTGACGTCCTGGCCGACCAGGCGCACCGTGCCCTGCAGTACAGCACCACCGAGGGCGATGCGGGCCTGCGCGACCAGCTGGCCCGCTGGATGGCCAAGGACGGGATCACCGCCAATCGCGACCAGATCCTGGTCACCAGTGGCTCGCAGCAGGGCCTGGACCTGGTAGGCAGGATCTTCCTCGACCCGGGCGACGTGGTGGTCGTGGAGCTGCCTTCGTACATGGCGGCGCTGCAGGTCTTCCGCGCCTGTCGGGCGGAGATGGTGGGCGTCCCTCAGGACGAAGAGGGGATGCAGACCGACCGCCTGGCCGAGATCCTGGCCGACCTGGCGCGGCGGGGTCGTCGTCCCAAGTTTATTTACGTGGTCCCCGACTTCCAGAACCCCTCCGGGATCACCTGGAGCGAGGAGCGCCGCCGCGTCCTGCTGCAGCTGGCGGCACAGTACGACACCCTGGTGGTGGAGGACAACCCTTACCGGGAGATCCGCTTCGAGGGCACGGCCCCGCCGCCGATCCACGCGCTGGACGGCGGAGACCGGACCATCTACCTCTCCACCTTCAGCAAGACGCTCTGCCCCGGGCTGCGCATCGGCTGGATGGTGGCGCGGGAGGAGGTGATGGCCCAGCTGGTCACCGCCAAGCAGGGAATGGACCTGTGCAGTCCGGCCTTCACCCAGGCCATCGCTGCGGAGATGCTGCGGCGAGATATCCTCTACCGCCGCCTCCCGCTCATCACCACACTCTACCGGCGCAAGCGCGACGCCATGCTGCGTGCGCTGCAAGGGGAAATGCCGTCGGGGGTGCGGTGGACCCGTCCGCTGGGCGGGCTCTTCCTCTGGGTGCGCCTGCCTGCGGGGATGAACACCGAGGTTCTGCTGCCCGAGGCGGTGGAGCGGGAGCAGGTGGCCTACGTGGTCGGCTCCGGTTTCCACGCCGACGGCGGAGGGGAGGAGGCCATGCGCCTGAACTTCTCCTACCCCTCGGAGGAGGAGATCGACGAAGGCATCCGCCGGCTGGCGCGGCTGGTGCGCCGACACCTGCCGTTGTCCACATCATCCACAACACCGCGAACGACAGTTTCGGATTGA
- a CDS encoding LCP family protein: MADHPPTRASPRPPRRRWGWSVRIALSALVVFLFGFTLGAYLAVARQVETFTGGRVVDRPSGVEQSFSWPLRLTQRVNILVIGTDVTIGPRRQILPLARADSLLLVSVDPEEGKINALSIPRDTRAAIPGVGVTKINAAYAFGGPGLTIRAVEQLLGLRVDYYVKLGPASFARLVDAIGGVEVEVEKDMRYTDTWAGLRINLKKGLQVLDGAQAEGYIRFRHDALGDIGRVERQQKILLAIFRKLKNPAMLVRAPHLIRAFTDNTQTNLTLPEMMSLGMFALRLEEADIRTATLPGTFAPNFWEPDWSRALPLVLDYFHGVSPQVLAATTIELLNASGIPGLARRTASRLERLGFRIVRIGTAREVAANTVIIDRAGKHAVTRLLAEVLGKPRIVRQVQPADVDITVLLARDFAAVSSTLSRPPRP; the protein is encoded by the coding sequence ATGGCTGACCACCCACCCACCCGCGCTTCACCGCGTCCTCCCCGCCGAAGGTGGGGGTGGAGCGTCCGCATCGCCCTCTCCGCGCTGGTCGTCTTCCTTTTCGGCTTCACCCTGGGGGCCTACCTGGCCGTGGCCCGCCAGGTCGAGACCTTCACCGGCGGGCGGGTGGTGGACCGGCCAAGCGGGGTTGAGCAGTCGTTCTCCTGGCCGCTGCGCCTGACCCAGCGGGTGAACATCCTGGTCATCGGTACCGACGTCACCATCGGTCCGCGACGCCAGATCCTCCCCTTGGCCCGGGCGGACTCCCTCCTGCTGGTGTCGGTGGACCCGGAGGAGGGGAAGATCAACGCCCTCTCCATCCCCCGCGACACACGGGCGGCGATTCCCGGGGTGGGGGTGACCAAGATCAACGCCGCCTACGCCTTCGGCGGCCCGGGGCTGACCATCCGTGCGGTGGAACAGCTGCTGGGATTACGGGTCGACTACTACGTCAAGCTGGGCCCCGCCTCCTTCGCCAGACTGGTGGACGCCATCGGGGGCGTGGAGGTGGAAGTGGAGAAGGACATGCGCTACACCGACACCTGGGCCGGACTGCGCATCAACCTGAAAAAGGGCCTGCAGGTGCTGGACGGCGCGCAGGCGGAGGGCTACATCCGCTTCCGGCACGATGCCCTGGGGGATATCGGCCGGGTGGAGCGGCAACAGAAGATCCTGCTGGCCATCTTCCGCAAGTTGAAGAACCCGGCGATGCTGGTGCGTGCCCCCCACCTCATCCGGGCGTTCACCGACAACACCCAGACCAACCTCACCCTGCCGGAGATGATGTCGCTGGGAATGTTCGCCCTGCGCCTGGAGGAGGCGGACATCCGCACGGCCACCTTGCCGGGGACGTTCGCCCCCAACTTCTGGGAGCCGGACTGGTCGCGGGCCCTGCCCCTGGTGCTGGACTACTTCCACGGGGTCTCCCCGCAGGTGCTGGCCGCGACCACCATCGAGCTGCTCAATGCCAGCGGCATCCCCGGGCTGGCCCGCCGCACCGCCAGCCGCCTGGAGCGGCTGGGCTTCCGCATCGTCCGCATAGGCACGGCCAGGGAGGTCGCGGCCAACACCGTGATCATCGACCGCGCGGGAAAGCACGCCGTAACCCGGCTGCTGGCCGAGGTCCTGGGAAAACCCCGGATCGTCCGCCAGGTGCAGCCCGCCGACGTGGACATCACCGTGCTGCTGGCGCGGGACTTCGCCGCAGTCTCCTCGACCCTGTCGCGCCCCCCCCGGCCCTAA
- the ispE gene encoding 4-(cytidine 5'-diphospho)-2-C-methyl-D-erythritol kinase, translated as MLKELHLNAYAKVNLALDVLGPREDGFHEIETVLHTVELHDTITLREQEDGITVRTDDPAVPDDARNLVVRAAQVLRETFQVSRGVDIEIKKGIPVGSGLGGGSSDAAITLLGLVQMWKLRLNGRGLLSLAATLGSDVPFFLEGGAAIARGRGERVTWLPPLPTTWVVLARPRVEVSTAWAYQVLDLSRVWRRPDVAALVAAMRREDVAAVGRLMGNVFEELLVQHHPVVGELKQLILAGEAYGAALSGTGPTVFGLMANEAAARKTADDLRALPDVDVLVSRTFAEER; from the coding sequence TTGCTGAAGGAGCTGCACCTGAACGCCTACGCCAAGGTGAACCTGGCTCTGGACGTGTTGGGACCCCGCGAAGACGGCTTTCACGAGATCGAGACGGTGCTGCACACCGTCGAGCTGCACGATACCATCACCCTGCGCGAACAGGAGGACGGCATCACCGTCCGCACCGACGACCCGGCGGTGCCGGACGACGCCCGGAACCTGGTGGTGCGCGCCGCGCAGGTGCTGCGGGAAACCTTCCAGGTGTCCCGCGGCGTGGATATCGAGATCAAGAAGGGCATCCCGGTGGGTTCCGGGCTGGGCGGGGGAAGCTCGGACGCCGCCATCACCCTGCTGGGGCTCGTCCAGATGTGGAAGCTCCGGCTGAACGGACGGGGGCTGCTGTCTCTGGCCGCCACCCTGGGCTCGGACGTCCCCTTCTTCCTGGAAGGGGGAGCGGCCATCGCCCGCGGCCGGGGTGAGAGGGTCACCTGGCTGCCCCCACTGCCCACCACCTGGGTGGTGCTGGCGCGTCCACGGGTGGAGGTCTCCACCGCCTGGGCCTACCAGGTGCTGGACCTCTCCCGTGTGTGGCGCCGGCCCGACGTGGCCGCCCTGGTGGCGGCCATGCGGCGCGAGGATGTGGCCGCCGTGGGCCGGCTGATGGGGAACGTTTTCGAGGAGCTGCTGGTGCAACACCACCCGGTGGTGGGCGAGCTGAAGCAGCTGATCCTGGCGGGGGAAGCCTACGGGGCGGCACTCTCGGGCACCGGGCCCACCGTCTTTGGGCTGATGGCCAACGAAGCCGCGGCCCGTAAGACGGCCGACGATCTGCGGGCCCTGCCGGATGTGGACGTCCTGGTGAGCCGCACCTTCGCCGAGGAACGGTGA
- a CDS encoding nucleotidyltransferase family protein: MIDALLLAGGGTAAAANKAFLDVAGRPLVWYVARALAEAPSVGRIVAVGPAEDLRRACGPILAAVVPETGSSVVENLLAALAALPPAPRVLAAAADIPLLSAAVVEEFLSACAKEEADFYYPIVPQTVVQDRYPGARKTFVRVLEGSFTGGSMFVFNPSVVPRVRELLDKMVRARKKPWIMAGIVGWSTVMKLASGRLAISEVEARLGEITGLVLRAVVLRRPELALDVDLEHPENLELIRRALQDSPER, translated from the coding sequence GTGATCGACGCCCTCCTGCTTGCCGGCGGGGGCACAGCTGCTGCAGCAAACAAGGCCTTCCTGGATGTCGCGGGCCGCCCCCTGGTCTGGTACGTGGCGCGGGCGCTGGCCGAGGCTCCCTCGGTGGGCCGGATCGTGGCGGTGGGCCCGGCAGAGGACCTGCGCCGGGCCTGTGGCCCCATCCTCGCCGCCGTTGTCCCCGAAACCGGGAGCTCAGTGGTGGAGAACCTGCTGGCCGCGCTGGCGGCACTGCCGCCCGCGCCGCGGGTGCTGGCCGCGGCCGCCGACATCCCCCTGCTCAGCGCTGCGGTGGTGGAGGAGTTTCTCTCCGCCTGCGCGAAGGAGGAGGCCGACTTCTACTATCCCATCGTCCCGCAAACCGTCGTCCAGGACCGGTACCCGGGAGCTCGCAAAACCTTTGTTCGGGTGCTGGAGGGATCGTTCACCGGCGGCAGCATGTTCGTATTCAACCCGAGCGTGGTCCCGCGGGTGCGCGAGCTGCTGGATAAAATGGTGCGGGCCCGGAAGAAACCGTGGATCATGGCCGGTATCGTCGGCTGGTCCACAGTGATGAAGCTGGCCTCTGGCCGCCTGGCTATCTCAGAGGTGGAGGCCAGGCTGGGCGAGATTACGGGGCTGGTGCTGCGGGCGGTGGTGCTGCGGCGGCCGGAGCTGGCCCTGGACGTCGACCTGGAGCACCCAGAGAACCTGGAGCTGATCCGGAGGGCGCTGCAGGATTCCCCCGAGCGTTAG
- the purR gene encoding pur operon repressor, translated as MLDPRGVPPAAAEGGERAAPERRPRRARLRRGERMVVIAHHLLSHPYQLFPLATFMELLGAAKSTISEDLGFLRQTFDRFRLGRVETLAGAAGGVRYLPQMHREQIRALVEDLCRRLRDPARVLPGGFLHVTDLISSPQFATPIGQAFATLLGGGRPDVVLTMEVKGIPLALETARAFNVPLVTIRRGGRVTEGPAVTVNYVSGSSRLVGQMTLPLRAIPPGARAVFIDDFLRGGGTARGVVDLMKEFRAELVGIGVLVETALPREKMAQRYLSLIVYEGTSEHGEVLVYPSRHV; from the coding sequence ATGCTGGATCCGCGGGGGGTGCCGCCAGCTGCGGCAGAGGGAGGGGAACGGGCGGCGCCGGAGAGGCGACCGCGGCGGGCCAGGCTGCGGCGGGGGGAACGGATGGTGGTGATCGCGCACCATCTGCTCTCTCACCCCTACCAGCTCTTTCCCCTGGCGACGTTTATGGAACTGCTGGGCGCGGCCAAGTCTACCATCAGCGAGGATCTGGGCTTTCTACGCCAGACCTTCGACCGCTTCCGCCTGGGCAGGGTGGAGACGCTGGCCGGCGCAGCCGGCGGGGTACGCTACCTGCCCCAGATGCACCGCGAGCAGATCCGCGCCCTGGTCGAGGACCTCTGCCGCCGCCTGCGCGATCCCGCCCGGGTGCTGCCCGGAGGGTTCCTGCACGTCACCGACCTGATCAGCAGCCCGCAGTTCGCCACCCCCATCGGGCAGGCGTTCGCCACCCTGCTGGGGGGCGGGCGTCCCGACGTGGTCCTGACCATGGAGGTGAAGGGGATTCCCCTGGCGCTGGAGACCGCCCGGGCCTTCAACGTCCCCCTGGTGACCATCCGCCGCGGCGGTCGGGTGACGGAGGGGCCCGCGGTGACGGTAAATTACGTCTCGGGCTCCTCCCGCCTGGTGGGGCAGATGACGCTGCCCCTGCGGGCCATCCCCCCCGGTGCCCGGGCGGTCTTCATTGACGACTTCCTCCGCGGCGGGGGCACGGCGCGCGGCGTGGTGGACCTGATGAAGGAATTCCGCGCCGAGCTGGTCGGGATCGGTGTCCTGGTGGAGACCGCCCTGCCCCGGGAGAAGATGGCGCAGCGCTACCTCTCGCTCATCGTGTACGAGGGGACCAGCGAGCACGGGGAGGTCCTGGTATACCCCAGCCGCCACGTCTGA
- a CDS encoding SMI1/KNR4 family protein, whose translation MTLEDIRQALGYFAPGVCKLNPGALPNQITRAETLLGVAFPPTFRQLLRVFNGGMVVHEPLLGVPPVATALDLVRVTRQARTYWGALGWSREFVEVGSDGAGNPFVLLLDRHDERDECPVGIFDAGTMQVSEIVASDYLHFVWFLVQDVKWYHGSDGRLLGRDPVVWTRHQVKVRPAALSPWRFNEAWMMANDPGLARWR comes from the coding sequence ATGACGCTTGAGGACATCAGGCAGGCGCTAGGGTATTTCGCGCCCGGGGTCTGCAAGCTGAACCCGGGCGCGCTGCCGAACCAGATCACCCGGGCGGAGACACTCCTGGGCGTGGCCTTCCCTCCCACCTTCCGCCAGCTTCTTCGTGTCTTCAACGGAGGGATGGTGGTGCACGAACCCCTGCTGGGGGTACCCCCGGTGGCGACGGCGCTGGATCTGGTGCGGGTGACGCGGCAGGCCCGTACCTACTGGGGCGCGCTGGGGTGGTCGCGGGAGTTCGTGGAGGTGGGCTCAGACGGTGCGGGCAACCCCTTCGTCCTGCTGCTGGACCGGCACGACGAGCGGGACGAGTGCCCGGTGGGGATCTTCGACGCCGGCACCATGCAGGTCAGCGAGATCGTCGCCTCCGACTACCTGCACTTCGTCTGGTTCCTGGTGCAGGACGTGAAGTGGTACCACGGATCCGACGGCCGGCTCCTGGGCCGGGATCCGGTGGTCTGGACCAGGCACCAGGTGAAGGTACGCCCCGCCGCCCTTTCCCCCTGGCGGTTCAACGAAGCCTGGATGATGGCCAACGACCCCGGACTGGCCCGCTGGCGCTAG
- a CDS encoding MFS transporter yields MHRPTVQILLLLLTLFIMMVGFGIVIPTLPFLARRVDASPVQMGLLVTVWAAAQFLTAPLWGDVSDRVGRKPVLLVGVLGFGLTFFLMALARSYLALLVARLAGGLLSSAALPTSQAMVADLTEPERRGAAMGAIGGVFSLGFMFGPAIGGALAPLGLAVPFLVAGALGVAAAPVGLLLLREPPSRVTRMRRPLWRGVWAAVRSPYSILFWLAFGATFGGSAMFSMLGYYFIDRLAGSPTQVGVAFTLLGVAGVILQFGLVGPLIRHWGEVAVTCAGLVLGAIGFALTAASASVPVVVACVVLIGAGLALIRPAITSLLSKRAEQGLGLAMGVQTAFDSLGRTVGPLWAGMIYAVDIRAPFLSSSAVFLLFLLATLGTAARVRLAPEIAAR; encoded by the coding sequence ATGCACCGTCCCACCGTCCAGATCCTGCTGCTCTTGCTGACCCTGTTCATCATGATGGTCGGGTTTGGCATCGTCATCCCCACGCTTCCCTTCCTGGCCCGCCGCGTCGACGCCAGCCCTGTGCAGATGGGCCTGCTGGTCACGGTGTGGGCAGCGGCCCAGTTCCTCACCGCGCCGCTGTGGGGCGATGTCTCTGACCGCGTGGGGCGCAAGCCGGTGCTCCTGGTAGGCGTCCTCGGCTTCGGGCTGACCTTCTTCCTCATGGCCCTGGCCCGCTCGTACCTGGCGCTGCTGGTGGCGCGTCTGGCCGGGGGCCTGCTCTCCAGCGCGGCCCTCCCCACCTCCCAGGCCATGGTCGCCGACCTCACAGAACCGGAGCGCCGGGGAGCGGCCATGGGAGCCATAGGCGGCGTCTTCTCCCTGGGGTTCATGTTTGGGCCGGCCATCGGCGGAGCGCTGGCGCCGCTGGGCCTGGCCGTGCCCTTCCTGGTGGCCGGCGCCCTGGGCGTGGCAGCTGCGCCCGTGGGCCTGCTGCTGCTGCGCGAGCCCCCATCGCGGGTGACGAGGATGCGCCGGCCGCTGTGGCGCGGAGTTTGGGCAGCGGTACGCAGCCCCTACAGCATCCTCTTCTGGCTGGCCTTCGGGGCCACCTTCGGCGGCTCGGCCATGTTCAGCATGCTGGGGTACTACTTCATCGACCGCCTGGCAGGCAGCCCGACACAGGTGGGCGTAGCCTTCACCCTGCTGGGGGTGGCGGGGGTGATCCTCCAGTTCGGGCTGGTGGGACCGCTGATCCGGCACTGGGGTGAGGTGGCCGTCACCTGCGCGGGCCTGGTGCTGGGGGCGATCGGCTTTGCGCTCACGGCGGCCAGCGCCTCCGTACCGGTGGTCGTCGCCTGCGTCGTGCTTATCGGGGCTGGACTGGCGCTCATTAGACCTGCGATCACCTCGCTGCTGTCCAAACGGGCAGAGCAGGGGCTCGGTCTGGCCATGGGCGTGCAGACGGCCTTCGACAGCCTGGGGCGCACCGTGGGGCCGCTGTGGGCGGGGATGATCTACGCCGTGGACATCCGTGCCCCGTTCCTGAGCAGCAGCGCGGTCTTCCTCCTCTTCCTCCTGGCCACGCTGGGTACCGCGGCCAGGGTCAGGCTCGCCCCGGAGATCGCGGCGCGCTAG
- a CDS encoding TolC family protein, protein MKALLTKSCLLLSLVVFASAPALWAQTAPPALEVRPITLSQALLTALQNNLALRIALFEVQVTQAQLAQALAARSGALTGTLGYTRTSERVTSFVIPANAFGPGLPPVETTITFPVSPNVYVVNLGYQYPVYSGGRLEAQIALARAGVKGAEAALERTKQEVALQTKLAYFQVLVAQAGLQVAQQNVAQAEETLRIAQARVRAGTSPRFDEIQAEVNLANARQGLLRARNGVAVATQGLAAILALPLDAALHPQETMEVVPVTASLADLVARGLRERPELAEHQAKVEAAEAALELARTGGRPVVGLSGGLSLDGLGTGAVALGWSIGLAATFPLFDGGITAAKIREAELRLEQLKVVGAQLRQSIELQVRQGVLNLGAAAEEVSTARAAIEQAREALRIAQVRFREGVGTNLEVISAQAALAQAEGARVQALFSYNTARAQLERAVGGPVQ, encoded by the coding sequence ATGAAGGCGCTGTTGACGAAGAGTTGTCTGCTCCTTTCCCTGGTCGTGTTCGCCTCAGCCCCTGCGCTCTGGGCGCAGACGGCGCCGCCGGCTCTTGAAGTGCGGCCCATCACCCTGAGCCAGGCCCTGCTCACGGCACTGCAGAACAACCTGGCGCTGCGGATCGCCCTCTTCGAGGTGCAGGTCACGCAGGCGCAACTGGCGCAGGCCCTGGCGGCAAGAAGCGGCGCCCTGACCGGCACCCTGGGCTACACCCGCACTAGTGAGCGTGTCACCAGCTTCGTCATCCCGGCCAACGCCTTCGGACCGGGGCTGCCTCCTGTGGAGACGACCATCACCTTTCCGGTCTCCCCCAACGTCTACGTGGTCAACCTGGGCTACCAGTACCCCGTCTACAGCGGCGGACGGCTGGAGGCGCAGATCGCCCTGGCCCGGGCGGGGGTGAAGGGAGCGGAGGCGGCGCTGGAGCGGACCAAGCAGGAGGTAGCTTTGCAGACCAAGCTCGCCTACTTCCAGGTGCTGGTGGCGCAGGCGGGGCTGCAGGTGGCACAGCAGAACGTGGCGCAGGCGGAGGAGACCCTGCGCATCGCCCAGGCCCGCGTGCGGGCGGGGACCTCGCCCCGCTTCGACGAGATCCAGGCGGAGGTCAACCTGGCTAACGCCCGCCAGGGGCTGCTTCGTGCCCGCAACGGCGTTGCCGTGGCCACACAGGGGCTGGCCGCGATACTGGCCCTGCCGCTGGATGCGGCCCTCCACCCGCAGGAGACCATGGAGGTGGTCCCGGTGACGGCCTCGCTAGCCGACCTGGTGGCACGCGGCCTGCGGGAGCGGCCGGAGCTGGCCGAGCATCAGGCGAAGGTGGAAGCGGCGGAGGCGGCGCTGGAGCTGGCTCGGACCGGAGGGCGGCCGGTGGTGGGATTGAGCGGGGGACTCTCCCTGGACGGCCTGGGCACCGGCGCCGTGGCCCTGGGGTGGAGCATCGGTCTGGCCGCCACTTTTCCCCTCTTCGATGGTGGCATCACCGCGGCGAAGATTCGAGAGGCCGAACTGCGACTGGAACAGCTCAAGGTGGTGGGGGCACAGCTTCGCCAGTCCATCGAGCTGCAGGTGCGGCAGGGGGTCCTCAACCTGGGAGCGGCGGCAGAGGAGGTGAGCACGGCCAGGGCTGCCATCGAGCAGGCGCGCGAGGCGCTGCGCATCGCCCAGGTCCGCTTCCGCGAGGGAGTGGGCACCAACCTGGAGGTGATCTCGGCCCAGGCCGCCCTGGCCCAGGCCGAGGGGGCGAGGGTGCAGGCGCTGTTCTCCTACAACACCGCCCGCGCTCAGCTGGAGCGGGCGGTGGGCGGGCCGGTGCAGTAG
- a CDS encoding acetoacetate--CoA ligase, whose protein sequence is MKTPLWVPSDAVKRRANITRFMDMVNGRWGLEIQSYPELYAWSVEHIPDFWAAMWDFGGILASRGYRQVVDDLTKFPGARWFDGARLNFAENLLRYRDDHPALVFRGETRASAQLTYSELYDAVARLAASLRELGIRPGDRVAAYMPNLIETAVAMLAATSLGATWASCATDLGPQAALDRLGQVHPRVLFTSDGYYYKGTRFDTRSNAAEVARGIPSLDKVIVVPYTRVKPDISVIPKAVLYEDFLVRGEGLKMDFAHLPFDHPGFIMFSSGTTGKPKCMVQGAGGVLLNHLKELLLHTDLKREDSILYITTCSWMMWNWLLSSLAVGATVVLYDGHPAYPEPGAMWKLVQDQGITIFGTSATYINFLRREGVRPGREYDLSTLREISQTGSALSAQGFEYVYREIKADLHFNSISGGTDINGCFAAGSPIQPVYAGELQGPALAMKVKAYDEEGREVWDRQGELVCEAPSPSMPLYFWNDPDGEKYRNAYFTFYPQKNVWRHGDFIVMHSDTGGITFHGRSDATLKPAGVRIGTAEIYSVVESLEEVADSLAVGQDWRGDQRILLFVKLAPGYTLTEELKGRIATALRTRASPRHVPAMILETPEVPYTFNMKKVESAVANIINGRPVVNRDALVNPQALDYFERILPELGRDSFGR, encoded by the coding sequence ATGAAGACGCCACTGTGGGTGCCTTCCGATGCGGTGAAGCGCCGGGCGAACATCACCAGGTTCATGGACATGGTCAACGGGCGGTGGGGCCTGGAGATCCAGTCGTACCCCGAGCTCTACGCCTGGTCCGTTGAGCACATCCCGGATTTCTGGGCCGCCATGTGGGACTTTGGGGGGATCCTCGCCTCCCGCGGGTACCGCCAGGTGGTGGATGACCTCACCAAATTCCCCGGGGCCAGGTGGTTCGACGGCGCCCGGCTGAACTTTGCGGAGAACCTCCTCAGGTACCGCGACGATCATCCCGCGCTGGTGTTCAGGGGAGAGACGCGGGCATCGGCGCAGCTGACGTACTCCGAGCTGTACGACGCCGTGGCCCGCCTGGCGGCATCCCTGCGCGAGCTGGGGATTCGCCCCGGCGACCGGGTGGCCGCCTACATGCCCAACCTCATCGAGACGGCCGTGGCCATGCTGGCGGCCACCAGCCTTGGGGCCACCTGGGCTTCCTGCGCCACCGACCTGGGTCCGCAGGCGGCGCTGGACCGCCTCGGCCAGGTGCACCCCAGAGTGCTCTTTACCTCCGACGGCTACTACTACAAGGGCACCCGCTTCGACACCCGGAGCAACGCGGCTGAGGTCGCCCGAGGCATCCCCTCCCTGGACAAGGTCATCGTCGTGCCCTACACGAGGGTGAAGCCCGACATCAGTGTCATCCCCAAGGCGGTGCTCTACGAGGACTTCCTGGTGCGGGGGGAAGGGCTGAAGATGGACTTCGCCCACCTGCCGTTCGATCATCCGGGCTTCATCATGTTCTCCTCCGGGACCACCGGGAAGCCTAAGTGCATGGTGCAGGGAGCGGGCGGCGTCCTGCTCAACCACCTGAAGGAGCTCCTCCTGCACACTGACCTAAAGCGGGAGGACAGCATCCTCTACATCACCACCTGTAGCTGGATGATGTGGAACTGGCTGCTCAGCAGCCTGGCCGTGGGTGCCACGGTGGTCCTATACGACGGCCATCCCGCCTACCCCGAGCCCGGTGCCATGTGGAAGCTGGTGCAGGACCAGGGCATCACCATCTTCGGGACCAGCGCCACCTACATCAACTTCCTCAGGCGGGAGGGGGTCAGGCCCGGCCGGGAATACGACCTGTCCACGCTGCGGGAGATCTCCCAGACCGGCTCCGCCCTCTCCGCCCAGGGCTTCGAGTACGTCTACCGGGAGATCAAGGCAGACCTGCACTTCAACTCCATTTCGGGGGGGACCGACATCAACGGCTGCTTTGCCGCCGGCAGCCCCATTCAGCCCGTGTACGCCGGCGAGCTGCAGGGCCCCGCCCTGGCCATGAAGGTCAAGGCCTATGACGAGGAGGGCCGGGAGGTGTGGGATCGGCAGGGCGAGCTGGTATGCGAGGCCCCCTCCCCTTCCATGCCCCTGTACTTCTGGAACGACCCCGATGGGGAGAAGTACCGCAACGCCTACTTCACCTTCTACCCTCAGAAGAACGTCTGGCGGCACGGCGACTTCATCGTCATGCACAGCGACACGGGGGGCATCACCTTTCACGGCCGATCCGACGCCACCCTGAAGCCGGCGGGGGTGCGCATCGGCACTGCGGAGATCTACAGCGTCGTGGAGAGCCTGGAGGAGGTGGCGGACAGTCTGGCCGTGGGACAGGACTGGCGCGGCGACCAGCGCATCCTCCTGTTCGTGAAGCTGGCCCCGGGCTACACCCTGACCGAGGAGCTGAAGGGCAGGATCGCGACCGCGCTGCGCACCCGGGCCTCGCCGCGGCACGTTCCGGCGATGATCCTGGAGACCCCGGAAGTGCCCTACACCTTCAACATGAAGAAGGTGGAGAGCGCTGTGGCCAACATCATCAACGGCAGACCCGTGGTCAACCGGGACGCCCTGGTCAACCCCCAGGCCCTGGACTACTTCGAGCGCATCCTCCCCGAGCTTGGGCGCGACTCCTTCGGGCGCTGA